From Halobacillus sp. Marseille-Q1614, the proteins below share one genomic window:
- the addA gene encoding helicase-exonuclease AddAB subunit AddA, protein MVSWTKEQEKAIYTEGTNVLVAAAAGSGKTAVLVERIIQKLLNKDNPSDIDSLLVVTFTNAAAQEMRNRVGAALAKALEKNPESRHLKKQLSLLQNASISTLHSFCMDVVRRYAYLLDLDPGFRIADDVEADLIRQEVLEDLFEDWYGKEGEEQRRFFDMVDRFSSDRNDLDVEQLILGLYTFAMQNPWPYKWLDEMAAMYKNAEGDETNISWLQLLKREVDSQLMSMESEIHQFIALTREADGPSSYGETAEADLEMVQQAKGALAVSWEELQAYISTSKFAALSRKKMECDEAKKERAKKIRDRYKKRWMNMKEEWFQRRLDSYLSDMHALYPVMEQLTAVVKDFHERYQELKREKAVVDFSDLEHYCLQILLDESSTKENPVPSSVARGFHEQFSEVLIDEYQDTNLVQETLLRLLTDAPEAGRLFMVGDVKQSIYRFRHAEPALFLNKYRTYGKDEQQGERIDLARNFRSRKQVLDAANYVFRQVLDEEVGEMNYEPEAELIYSNLMYDEAPSEEAQTELLIIDREGKEESTPSDEEGFEDLEKAQLEARAYAEKIRTWLGYGEEPPLEIIDKEKGVRRPVQFRDIVILMRSMTWASTIVDELKQQGIPVYAELSTEYFEAIEVKIMLNLLKVIDNPRQDIPLASVLKSPIVDLNEDELMQLRLEDQRVTYYESMKKAIGPSPLGQKIKQFTDKLDDFRERARQGALSELIWQIYRATGYYDFVGGMPGGRQRQANLRALYDRARSYESTSFRGLFRFLRFIERMEERGDDLGAARALGEQEDVVRIMTIHKSKGLEFPVVILGAMDKSFNMMDLRDRYLLHKDYGFGSRYIDPKKRLMFPTLAYHAIKRVKLRELLAEEMRVLYVALTRAKEKLVMVGNVASFEKKREKWLSYVEESNWVLPPHDRLEAKSYLDWVGPALIRHQDTANLRGEGVEVKTAGEIQYDASQWEVQLSHGSDYSHIEEIEKLRDEKLQEQIAKWDGEEREQSPLVERLNYKYPHEQAAHARAKQTVTEIKRQRESIDEYSSDQLLVPYRAPLVKRPRFMQENQGLSAGEIGTAMHTVMQHIPLNEAKSAAEVEEFVEHLFSKDILRREEADEINHEAIASFFTTSIGERILEAEEVHREVPFSLTLPAHKVYNDWEGATDEKVFIQGVIDAVIPYGEGWLILDYKTDSVPEGEGAAEKMKDRYRTQLHLYRTALEKIWNRPVERSYLFFFDGPHVVEVGDHER, encoded by the coding sequence GTGGTTAGCTGGACGAAAGAGCAAGAAAAAGCGATATATACTGAAGGAACGAACGTACTAGTAGCCGCGGCTGCCGGGTCTGGGAAAACCGCTGTTCTCGTCGAACGAATTATCCAGAAGCTATTAAATAAAGACAACCCTTCTGATATTGATTCACTGCTTGTCGTTACGTTTACAAATGCGGCAGCACAGGAAATGAGAAACCGCGTAGGGGCGGCCTTAGCGAAAGCGTTAGAAAAAAACCCCGAATCGCGGCACTTAAAGAAGCAGCTTTCCCTCCTTCAAAATGCTTCGATTTCTACGCTTCACTCATTCTGTATGGATGTTGTGCGGCGCTATGCTTATCTGCTGGATCTTGATCCGGGATTTCGGATTGCCGATGACGTTGAAGCAGATTTAATTCGCCAGGAAGTACTAGAAGACTTGTTTGAAGACTGGTACGGCAAAGAAGGAGAAGAACAGCGCCGCTTCTTTGACATGGTCGATCGTTTTTCAAGTGACCGTAACGATTTAGACGTTGAGCAGCTGATTTTAGGGTTATATACTTTTGCTATGCAAAACCCATGGCCGTACAAGTGGCTGGATGAAATGGCCGCCATGTATAAGAATGCGGAAGGCGATGAGACGAATATTTCCTGGCTCCAACTGTTAAAAAGGGAAGTTGACAGCCAGCTTATGTCGATGGAGTCTGAGATTCATCAGTTCATCGCTTTAACACGTGAAGCCGATGGACCATCAAGCTATGGAGAAACCGCAGAAGCTGATTTAGAAATGGTTCAGCAGGCTAAAGGAGCTTTGGCTGTGTCATGGGAAGAACTCCAGGCGTATATAAGCACGAGTAAATTTGCTGCCCTTTCCCGTAAAAAGATGGAGTGCGATGAAGCCAAGAAAGAGCGGGCTAAGAAAATAAGGGATCGTTATAAAAAGCGCTGGATGAATATGAAAGAAGAGTGGTTCCAGCGCCGGCTGGACAGTTATTTAAGCGACATGCACGCGCTTTACCCCGTAATGGAGCAGCTCACTGCCGTCGTCAAAGATTTTCACGAACGGTATCAGGAGTTAAAGCGTGAGAAAGCGGTCGTGGATTTTTCCGACTTAGAGCACTACTGCCTGCAAATTTTACTGGACGAGTCGTCAACAAAGGAAAACCCTGTACCTTCTTCTGTGGCAAGAGGTTTTCACGAACAGTTCTCGGAAGTCTTAATCGATGAATACCAGGATACAAACTTAGTTCAGGAAACACTGCTTCGTCTTTTAACGGATGCTCCGGAAGCCGGCCGCTTATTTATGGTAGGGGATGTAAAGCAGAGTATCTACCGTTTCAGGCATGCAGAACCTGCCTTGTTTTTAAACAAGTACCGGACTTATGGGAAGGATGAACAGCAGGGTGAGAGAATTGACTTAGCCCGTAATTTTCGCAGTCGCAAGCAAGTATTAGATGCGGCTAACTACGTGTTTCGCCAAGTGCTTGATGAAGAAGTCGGCGAAATGAATTACGAGCCTGAAGCTGAGCTGATTTACAGCAACTTGATGTATGACGAGGCACCTTCTGAAGAAGCTCAGACCGAGCTTTTGATAATCGATAGAGAAGGAAAAGAAGAAAGTACGCCTAGTGATGAAGAAGGATTTGAAGACTTGGAAAAAGCGCAGCTGGAAGCCCGGGCTTACGCAGAGAAAATCCGAACATGGCTTGGTTACGGCGAGGAGCCCCCTCTTGAAATCATTGATAAGGAAAAAGGCGTGAGGCGGCCGGTCCAGTTCCGCGATATCGTAATCTTAATGAGATCGATGACGTGGGCTTCTACGATCGTTGATGAATTAAAGCAGCAGGGGATCCCGGTTTACGCCGAGCTTTCGACAGAATATTTCGAGGCGATTGAAGTGAAGATCATGCTGAACCTTCTTAAAGTAATTGACAATCCAAGGCAGGATATTCCGCTCGCTTCGGTTCTAAAATCGCCGATCGTAGACCTCAATGAAGATGAATTGATGCAGCTTAGATTAGAAGATCAGCGGGTTACTTACTATGAATCAATGAAAAAAGCGATTGGACCGTCTCCACTTGGCCAGAAAATTAAACAGTTCACCGATAAACTTGACGATTTTAGAGAGCGTGCCCGCCAAGGAGCGCTGTCTGAACTAATCTGGCAGATTTACCGGGCAACAGGCTATTATGATTTTGTCGGCGGAATGCCGGGCGGACGCCAGCGGCAGGCCAACCTTCGGGCGCTTTATGACCGGGCGAGAAGCTATGAATCCACTTCATTCCGCGGCTTGTTCCGTTTCCTGCGCTTCATTGAACGAATGGAAGAACGCGGCGATGATTTAGGAGCCGCCCGTGCTCTCGGTGAGCAGGAAGATGTCGTCAGGATCATGACCATCCATAAAAGTAAAGGTCTTGAATTCCCTGTAGTTATTTTGGGAGCGATGGATAAATCGTTTAACATGATGGATTTACGAGACCGTTATTTGCTTCATAAAGATTATGGCTTTGGCTCGCGTTACATTGATCCTAAGAAGCGCTTAATGTTCCCTACGCTTGCGTACCATGCGATAAAACGGGTGAAATTACGGGAACTGCTGGCTGAGGAAATGCGCGTCCTGTATGTTGCTTTAACGAGAGCGAAGGAAAAACTCGTCATGGTAGGAAATGTTGCTTCTTTTGAAAAGAAACGAGAGAAGTGGCTGAGCTATGTCGAGGAATCGAACTGGGTCCTTCCGCCTCATGACCGACTGGAAGCAAAGTCTTACCTTGACTGGGTGGGTCCTGCTTTAATCCGTCACCAGGATACAGCCAACCTTCGCGGGGAAGGGGTGGAAGTGAAAACAGCTGGTGAGATTCAATATGATGCCTCTCAGTGGGAGGTTCAATTGTCTCATGGCAGTGATTATTCCCATATAGAAGAAATCGAGAAGCTTCGGGATGAGAAGCTTCAGGAGCAAATCGCCAAGTGGGATGGTGAAGAGAGAGAACAAAGCCCGCTTGTTGAGAGGCTCAATTATAAATACCCACACGAACAGGCAGCTCATGCGCGTGCGAAACAGACCGTTACTGAAATTAAGCGCCAGCGAGAGTCCATTGATGAATATTCGAGTGACCAGCTGTTAGTTCCATATCGGGCTCCGCTCGTGAAAAGGCCGAGGTTTATGCAGGAAAACCAAGGGCTCTCAGCAGGAGAGATCGGAACAGCGATGCACACCGTCATGCAGCACATTCCTTTAAATGAAGCGAAAAGTGCGGCAGAAGTTGAAGAATTCGTCGAACACCTTTTCTCTAAGGATATTTTGCGAAGAGAAGAAGCGGATGAAATTAATCACGAAGCGATCGCTTCCTTTTTCACAACTTCAATAGGAGAACGAATCCTTGAAGCCGAAGAAGTTCACCGTGAAGTGCCTTTTAGTTTAACACTGCCGGCCCATAAAGTTTACAACGACTGGGAAGGAGCAACCGATGAAAAAGTCTTTATCCAGGGAGTTATTGATGCGGTTATTCCTTATGGAGAAGGCTGGTTAATACTCGATTATAAAACTGACTCAGTTCCTGAAGGAGAAGGGGCGGCTGAAAAGATGAAAGATCGCTACCGTACTCAGCTTCATTTATATCGGACGGCTCTAGAGAAAATATGGAATCGCCCGGTCGAGAGAAGCTATCTCTTCTTCTTTGATGGTCCTCACGTCGTGGAGGTTGGGGATCATGAAAGATAA
- a CDS encoding HNH endonuclease — protein MKDKTCELCLRTPVQTTEHHLIPKQHGGAEGPTVMLCGACHRQIHVLFTNEELARFYHTPERLADHPDMKKFLKWVKKQDPEKRIVTRRSYRKRR, from the coding sequence ATGAAAGATAAAACGTGTGAGCTGTGCTTAAGAACTCCTGTTCAGACAACAGAGCATCATTTAATTCCTAAGCAGCATGGAGGTGCAGAAGGCCCGACAGTTATGTTATGTGGAGCCTGCCACCGGCAAATTCATGTGCTGTTTACGAATGAAGAGCTTGCACGCTTTTACCATACCCCGGAGCGTTTGGCGGATCATCCGGATATGAAGAAGTTCTTAAAATGGGTGAAAAAGCAGGACCCGGAAAAAAGAATAGTAACTCGTCGATCTTATCGGAAGAGGCGATAA
- a CDS encoding spore germination protein, with protein MPAIIGPFRINSISGGVVNMGDSFYISPRSTSESVSGSGSNNTGDFICTNSGFSKTKPIEPAVSEGNIVSGT; from the coding sequence ATGCCAGCCATCATCGGACCCTTTCGCATCAACAGTATTAGCGGCGGAGTTGTGAATATGGGAGATTCTTTTTATATTTCGCCAAGAAGCACTTCGGAATCTGTATCAGGTTCAGGTTCGAATAACACAGGGGATTTCATTTGCACAAACAGCGGATTTAGCAAAACTAAGCCAATTGAACCTGCGGTCAGCGAAGGAAATATTGTCAGCGGCACTTAA